The proteins below come from a single Streptomyces tubercidicus genomic window:
- a CDS encoding GNAT family N-acetyltransferase translates to MSDIEIRRATESDLPAIVAMLADDPLGATRESPDDLTPYRAAFEALDSDPQQHLVVAVRAGQTIGTLQLTVIPGLSRRGATRSIIEGVRIHRDERGGGLGTQLIEWAVAESRTLGCQMVQLTSDATRIDAHRFYERLGFAASHLGFKLPL, encoded by the coding sequence TCTTCCCGCCATCGTCGCGATGCTCGCCGACGACCCCCTGGGCGCCACCCGCGAGTCACCGGACGACCTGACTCCGTACCGCGCGGCATTCGAAGCGCTGGATTCCGACCCGCAGCAGCACCTGGTCGTCGCGGTCCGCGCAGGGCAGACGATCGGCACGCTCCAGCTCACCGTCATCCCCGGCCTCTCCCGGCGCGGCGCCACCCGCTCGATCATCGAGGGCGTACGCATCCACCGCGACGAGCGCGGCGGGGGCCTCGGCACCCAGCTCATCGAGTGGGCGGTCGCGGAATCCCGCACGCTCGGCTGCCAGATGGTGCAGCTGACCTCGGACGCAACCCGGATCGACGCGCACCGTTTCTACGAGCGTCTCGGCTTCGCGGCCTCGCACCTGGGCTTCAAGCTCCCGCTCTGA
- a CDS encoding TetR/AcrR family transcriptional regulator, whose translation MTPSRADARRNRALVLQAARFAFEEQGLGVPLGEIARRAGVGAGTVYRHFPSKEALFRATIVDRIELFTDTARDLADVADPGPVFFRFLSSVVRLASQNKALCDALEEAGAGRFEPSPGVGQSFDEALEVLLRRAQEAGAVRQDVGIADLRALLVGCLSMERAASGAGSGDAAPGRMTTLMCDALRTERAVTELNAGPVKRNALRCGACGAEFAAARTGRPARYCGGACRQKAHRARDRTRRT comes from the coding sequence GTGACGCCCTCCCGTGCGGATGCGCGGCGCAACAGGGCGCTGGTGCTCCAGGCGGCCCGATTCGCTTTCGAGGAGCAGGGGTTGGGGGTTCCGCTTGGGGAGATCGCGCGCCGTGCGGGGGTCGGTGCCGGGACGGTCTATCGCCACTTCCCTTCCAAGGAAGCCCTGTTCAGGGCGACGATCGTGGACCGGATCGAGCTTTTCACCGATACCGCAAGGGACTTGGCCGATGTCGCCGACCCCGGTCCGGTCTTCTTTCGCTTCCTCTCCTCGGTGGTGCGGCTCGCGTCACAGAACAAGGCGCTGTGTGACGCGCTGGAGGAGGCCGGTGCGGGCCGTTTCGAGCCGTCGCCAGGGGTCGGGCAAAGTTTCGACGAAGCGCTGGAAGTCCTGCTCAGGAGGGCCCAAGAGGCGGGCGCCGTACGGCAGGACGTCGGGATAGCGGACCTCAGGGCGCTGTTGGTCGGCTGCCTTTCGATGGAGCGGGCCGCTTCGGGAGCCGGTTCCGGGGACGCGGCTCCGGGCCGGATGACGACCCTGATGTGTGATGCGCTGCGGACGGAACGCGCCGTAACGGAACTCAATGCCGGGCCGGTGAAACGTAACGCATTGCGGTGTGGGGCGTGCGGTGCGGAGTTCGCGGCGGCACGCACGGGCCGACCCGCGCGCTACTGCGGTGGCGCCTGCCGGCAGAAGGCGCACCGGGCGAGGGATCGTACGCGCCGGACGTGA
- a CDS encoding pyridoxal-phosphate-dependent aminotransferase family protein, whose protein sequence is MSDPTANPAAPDLLDLPPLTAAHFARIEDKVAALMRTRCDVVAMQGEALLPLEACIRSAVRPGSTALNIITGPYGETFGGWLRSCGADVVTVTAPFTGAVTPQQVAEALREHPEIDFVSLVHAEAATGNTNPVAEIGAVVREHGALLMLDAVASVGAEPLLTDEWGVDLCVIGGQKAMAGPAGVSVASVSARAWERIAANEQAPRRSYLSLLDWKERWIDGGRTALPHAPAQLEMLALEQAADRLEAEGLEAVLTRHRAAAAATRAGVRALGGLTPYVVREEDAAPAATTLRAPEGVDAREIVSAAIALDAAVPVQDAAGALAKEMIRVNHYGRAADRSVVMASLVALAGGLRATGVSVDAEGAAQAAGAAWDAVVAG, encoded by the coding sequence GTGTCTGACCCGACCGCGAACCCCGCCGCCCCGGACCTGCTCGACCTGCCGCCGCTCACCGCGGCCCACTTCGCGCGGATCGAGGACAAGGTCGCGGCCCTGATGCGTACCCGGTGCGATGTCGTGGCGATGCAGGGCGAGGCGCTGCTGCCCCTGGAGGCCTGTATCCGCTCGGCCGTGCGGCCCGGCAGCACCGCGCTCAACATCATCACCGGCCCGTACGGAGAGACCTTCGGCGGCTGGCTTCGCTCCTGTGGCGCCGACGTGGTCACCGTCACCGCGCCGTTCACGGGTGCGGTCACCCCGCAGCAGGTGGCGGAGGCGTTGCGCGAGCACCCCGAGATCGACTTTGTGAGCCTGGTGCATGCCGAGGCGGCCACCGGCAACACCAACCCCGTGGCCGAGATCGGCGCGGTGGTGCGGGAGCACGGCGCGCTGCTGATGCTGGACGCGGTCGCTTCGGTGGGCGCGGAGCCGCTGCTCACCGACGAGTGGGGTGTGGACCTCTGTGTGATCGGCGGGCAGAAGGCGATGGCCGGACCGGCCGGGGTATCGGTGGCGTCGGTCAGCGCCCGTGCCTGGGAGCGGATCGCCGCCAATGAGCAGGCTCCGCGGCGCTCGTACCTCTCGTTGCTGGACTGGAAGGAGCGCTGGATCGACGGCGGGCGCACCGCCCTTCCGCACGCTCCGGCGCAGCTGGAGATGCTCGCGCTGGAGCAGGCCGCGGACCGTCTGGAAGCCGAGGGGCTGGAGGCGGTCCTCACCCGGCACCGGGCGGCGGCCGCGGCGACCAGGGCCGGTGTGCGGGCGCTGGGCGGGCTCACTCCGTATGTCGTGCGTGAGGAGGACGCGGCGCCGGCCGCCACGACGCTCCGGGCGCCTGAGGGAGTGGATGCCCGGGAGATCGTGAGCGCCGCGATCGCACTCGATGCGGCGGTGCCGGTGCAGGACGCGGCGGGCGCGCTGGCCAAGGAGATGATCCGGGTGAACCACTATGGCCGCGCCGCCGACCGGTCGGTCGTGATGGCATCCCTGGTGGCGCTGGCGGGTGGGCTGCGTGCGACAGGCGTGTCCGTGGACGCCGAGGGCGCGGCTCAGGCGGCGGGCGCGGCGTGGGACGCGGTGGTCGCAGGCTGA
- a CDS encoding serine hydrolase domain-containing protein translates to MTLAQSTAQPTAQSTEVPPSEPVRQEPGAAGTPEEFTEPLPQTRRALLRRLAVGQAEGRAPSMVGAVVRDGRAVWTGARGSVEGEVPHGDLQYRIGSLTKTFVAVLVLRLRDEGLLRLADPVGRHLEGTPVPDATIAQLLSHSAGLAAEPRGPWWERTAGALRPEPADLFDEQPQRLSAGRRHHYSNVGYALLGALVERLRGGVPWGEVLRREVLEPLGMGRTTLLPERPYASGWAVHPWADALLPEPAEDTGLMGPAGQLWSTLQDLCRWAAFLLRGDERVLGAESLAELRTPAVPPESGTWDAGYGLGVQLLRREGRLLVGHHGSMPGFLAALWADAEEDVAAVVLTNCTSGPAVGAVATDLTGILIAHEPRIPEPWRPLPGPLDPELLALTGPWYWGATPHALRLRAERGLELTSLSGAGRASRFRAEKDGTWTGLDGYYAGETLRVRRDGDGAVSHLDLGTFVFTRGPYEPSAPVPGGVDPDGWRV, encoded by the coding sequence ATGACTCTTGCACAGTCCACCGCACAGCCCACCGCGCAGTCCACGGAGGTTCCCCCTTCCGAGCCCGTCCGCCAGGAGCCGGGCGCGGCCGGAACGCCCGAGGAGTTCACGGAGCCGCTGCCGCAGACCCGTCGGGCGTTGCTGCGCCGGCTGGCGGTCGGGCAGGCCGAGGGGCGGGCACCGTCGATGGTGGGCGCGGTGGTCCGCGATGGACGAGCGGTGTGGACCGGGGCCCGGGGCTCGGTGGAAGGAGAGGTGCCGCACGGTGATCTGCAGTACCGGATCGGCTCGCTCACCAAGACCTTCGTCGCCGTGCTGGTGCTGAGGCTGCGGGACGAGGGGTTGCTGCGGCTGGCGGACCCGGTCGGCAGGCATCTGGAGGGCACTCCGGTGCCGGACGCGACGATCGCGCAACTGCTGTCCCACAGCGCGGGGTTGGCGGCCGAGCCGCGAGGGCCGTGGTGGGAGCGGACGGCGGGCGCGCTGCGGCCCGAGCCGGCCGACCTCTTCGACGAGCAGCCGCAGCGGCTGTCGGCCGGACGGCGGCACCATTACTCCAACGTCGGCTATGCGCTGCTCGGCGCGCTGGTCGAACGGCTGCGGGGCGGTGTGCCGTGGGGCGAGGTGCTGCGGCGCGAGGTGCTGGAACCGCTCGGCATGGGCCGTACGACGCTGCTGCCGGAGCGGCCGTACGCGAGTGGCTGGGCGGTGCACCCGTGGGCCGACGCGCTGCTGCCGGAGCCGGCCGAGGACACCGGCCTGATGGGCCCGGCGGGGCAGTTGTGGTCGACGCTCCAGGACCTGTGCCGCTGGGCGGCGTTCCTGCTCCGGGGCGACGAGCGGGTGCTCGGCGCGGAGAGTCTGGCGGAGCTGCGGACACCGGCGGTGCCGCCGGAGAGCGGCACATGGGATGCGGGGTACGGGCTGGGGGTGCAGCTCCTGCGGCGGGAGGGACGGCTGCTGGTCGGGCACCACGGCTCGATGCCCGGATTCCTGGCGGCGCTGTGGGCGGATGCCGAGGAGGATGTGGCCGCTGTCGTCCTCACCAACTGCACCTCGGGACCGGCGGTCGGGGCCGTCGCCACCGACCTCACCGGGATCCTCATCGCGCACGAGCCCCGGATCCCCGAGCCCTGGCGCCCGCTGCCCGGTCCGCTGGATCCGGAGCTGCTGGCGCTGACCGGGCCCTGGTACTGGGGCGCGACCCCGCATGCCCTGCGGCTGCGGGCCGAGCGCGGGCTGGAGCTCACCTCGCTGTCCGGGGCGGGCCGCGCCTCGCGGTTCCGGGCCGAGAAGGACGGCACATGGACCGGGCTGGACGGCTATTACGCGGGCGAGACGCTGCGGGTGAGGCGGGACGGGGACGGTGCGGTGAGCCATCTGGATCTCGGCACCTTCGTGTTCACCCGCGGGCCCTACGAGCCGTCGGCGCCGGTGCCCGGTGGGGTGGATCCGGACGGCTGGCGGGTCTGA
- a CDS encoding GlxA family transcriptional regulator has translation MHRVGVLALDGVVPFELGIPARIFGAARGAAGEPLYSVVTCSLDGRTVRADADYDIAVSEDASVLAHVDTVVIPPSHGQAMVREDGRLPEELRAALARIRPGTRMVAICTGAFVLAAAGMLDHRPATTHWQEAHQLQRLFTTVRVDPNVLFVDDGDVLTSAGAAAGVDLCVHLVRRDHGSAVANEVARLCVVPPWRDGGQAQFIRQPVPEPSTASGTAATRAWALERLAEPLTLTELAAHARVSVRTLTRRFRDEVGMSPGQWLAGQRIERARHLLETTDWPIDLVAHHAGFGTGTSLRQHLHSAVGVAPLAYRRTFRSTAELTA, from the coding sequence ATGCATCGCGTCGGTGTTCTCGCCCTGGACGGGGTCGTCCCCTTCGAGCTGGGGATCCCCGCGCGGATCTTCGGCGCCGCGCGTGGTGCCGCTGGTGAACCGCTCTACTCCGTCGTCACCTGCAGCCTGGACGGACGCACGGTGCGCGCCGATGCCGACTACGACATCGCGGTCTCCGAGGACGCATCCGTACTCGCGCACGTCGATACCGTCGTCATCCCGCCGTCCCACGGGCAGGCGATGGTCCGGGAGGACGGCCGGCTGCCCGAGGAACTGCGGGCGGCGCTGGCGCGGATCCGGCCCGGCACCAGAATGGTGGCCATTTGCACCGGTGCCTTCGTGCTGGCCGCGGCCGGAATGCTCGATCACCGGCCGGCCACCACGCACTGGCAGGAGGCCCACCAGCTGCAACGCCTCTTCACCACCGTCCGCGTCGACCCCAATGTGCTGTTCGTCGACGACGGCGATGTCCTCACCTCGGCCGGTGCGGCCGCCGGGGTGGACCTGTGTGTGCACCTGGTGCGCCGTGACCACGGCAGCGCCGTCGCCAACGAGGTCGCCCGCTTGTGTGTGGTGCCGCCCTGGCGGGACGGCGGACAGGCCCAGTTCATCCGGCAGCCCGTGCCGGAACCCTCGACGGCGAGCGGCACCGCCGCCACCCGCGCCTGGGCCCTGGAGCGTCTCGCTGAGCCCCTCACCCTGACCGAGCTCGCCGCGCACGCCCGGGTCAGCGTGCGCACCCTCACCCGGCGGTTCCGCGACGAGGTCGGGATGAGCCCCGGTCAGTGGCTCGCCGGACAACGCATCGAACGCGCCCGGCACCTGCTGGAGACCACGGACTGGCCGATCGATCTCGTCGCCCATCACGCGGGCTTCGGCACGGGCACCTCCCTGCGCCAGCATCTCCACAGCGCGGTGGGCGTGGCACCACTGGCCTACCGCCGGACGTTCCGCAGCACCGCCGAGCTGACCGCCTGA
- a CDS encoding NADP-dependent oxidoreductase — translation MSETGIPQMRAVSQDTAGGPEVLKVITTDRPVPGPTEILVRVHAAGVNPTDWKTRAGGRFLSGSEPPFVLGFDVSGVVEAVGLGVTLFAPGDKVFGMPRFPHPAGAYAEYVAAPARHFAHLPADLDHVRGAALPLAALTAWQALVDTAKVWPGARVLIHAAAGGVGHLAVQIAKSRGAYVIGTARRAKHDFLRGLGADELIDYTEQDFATAVRDIDIVLDTIGGDYGARSLRTLRPGGSLVSILPLDDAFPADRAREARVRAGFLLVEPDRAGLEAVADLVNSGKLQVNVDKVVPLEDAAQAHALGETGRTTGKIVLTVAP, via the coding sequence ATGTCCGAGACCGGGATCCCGCAGATGCGGGCCGTCAGCCAGGACACCGCCGGAGGCCCTGAGGTCCTCAAGGTGATCACGACCGACCGGCCGGTGCCCGGCCCCACGGAGATCCTGGTCCGGGTGCACGCCGCGGGCGTCAACCCGACCGACTGGAAGACGCGGGCCGGCGGCCGGTTCCTGTCCGGCAGCGAGCCGCCGTTCGTCCTGGGCTTCGATGTGTCCGGTGTGGTCGAGGCGGTCGGCCTCGGCGTCACCCTCTTCGCACCGGGCGACAAGGTCTTCGGCATGCCGCGCTTCCCGCACCCCGCCGGGGCCTACGCCGAGTACGTCGCCGCCCCCGCGCGGCACTTCGCCCACCTTCCCGCGGACCTGGACCACGTCCGGGGCGCCGCTCTCCCGCTGGCGGCACTGACCGCCTGGCAGGCCCTGGTCGACACCGCGAAGGTGTGGCCCGGCGCCCGGGTGCTGATCCATGCCGCGGCGGGCGGGGTCGGTCATCTCGCGGTGCAGATCGCCAAGTCCCGTGGCGCGTATGTGATCGGCACCGCCCGGCGGGCCAAGCATGACTTCCTGCGCGGGCTGGGCGCCGATGAGCTCATCGACTACACGGAACAGGACTTCGCGACGGCGGTGCGCGATATCGACATCGTGCTCGACACCATCGGCGGCGACTACGGCGCCCGCTCCCTGCGCACCCTGCGTCCGGGCGGCTCGCTGGTCTCGATCCTGCCGCTGGACGACGCCTTCCCCGCTGACCGGGCGCGCGAGGCGCGGGTACGCGCGGGATTCCTCCTCGTCGAGCCCGACCGGGCCGGCCTGGAAGCCGTCGCCGACCTGGTGAACAGCGGGAAGCTCCAGGTCAACGTCGACAAGGTGGTGCCGCTGGAGGACGCCGCCCAGGCCCACGCCCTGGGCGAGACCGGCCGCACCACCGGCAAGATCGTCCTGACGGTCGCGCCCTGA
- a CDS encoding helix-turn-helix transcriptional regulator, producing MSDNTLGDFLRARRSGLRPEDVGMASYGVRRVAGLRREEVAVLAGVNVDYYTRLEQGRERHPSSQVLDALSRALQLDTDARAHLHRLAGIAPNDRPVPQRNVVSPALRQLMDGYPHTPAFVVNGALDILAANALADALYSPFDPADNLARMAFLDPAARDFYTRWDWTAQATVANLRQAAGGDPDNPRLTALVNTLTEQSPAFTTLWQAHTVRGKTRDAKLLNHPDVGPLTLTYQAFDVRDAPGQQLVIYHAEPGSPSAEALSLLGALNATRRQTARDPQS from the coding sequence ATGTCCGACAACACCCTGGGAGATTTCCTCCGTGCCCGGCGCTCCGGCCTGCGGCCCGAAGACGTCGGTATGGCGAGCTACGGCGTACGCAGAGTCGCCGGGCTGCGCCGTGAGGAGGTCGCGGTGCTGGCCGGGGTGAACGTCGACTACTACACCCGCCTGGAACAAGGCCGGGAACGCCACCCCTCGTCGCAGGTCCTCGACGCCCTCAGCCGGGCCCTCCAGCTCGACACCGACGCCCGTGCCCACCTCCACCGGCTGGCCGGTATCGCACCGAACGACCGCCCGGTGCCGCAGCGGAACGTGGTCAGCCCGGCGCTGCGCCAGCTCATGGACGGCTACCCGCACACCCCGGCCTTCGTGGTCAACGGCGCCCTGGACATCCTCGCCGCCAACGCCCTGGCCGACGCGTTGTATTCGCCCTTCGACCCCGCGGACAATCTCGCCCGGATGGCTTTCCTCGACCCGGCCGCGCGGGACTTCTACACCCGCTGGGACTGGACCGCCCAGGCCACCGTGGCCAACCTTCGTCAGGCGGCCGGTGGTGACCCCGACAACCCCCGGCTGACCGCGCTCGTCAACACACTGACCGAGCAGAGCCCCGCCTTCACGACCCTGTGGCAGGCCCACACCGTGCGCGGCAAGACCCGGGACGCCAAACTGCTCAACCACCCCGACGTCGGGCCGCTCACCCTCACCTACCAGGCGTTCGACGTCCGCGACGCACCCGGCCAGCAACTCGTCATCTACCACGCCGAGCCCGGCAGCCCCAGTGCCGAGGCGCTGTCCCTGCTCGGCGCCCTCAATGCCACTCGGCGGCAGACGGCGCGAGATCCGCAGTCGTAG
- a CDS encoding SDR family NAD(P)-dependent oxidoreductase, translated as MTGPRLDGKVALITGASGGIGAATARLFAREGARLIVTDIRRNRLTALTEEIAEETGAEIVSACLDVSSAGQWDEVITTVRERFGALHVLVNVAGLLDWPGIEDTREDRWNRIIDVNQKGTWLGMKAAMPLLRATGNASVINTSSVLGLVGSGAAAAYQASKGAIRLLSKTAAVEYARQGVRVNSLHPGVIATPMIQDLLDEQGDQQPDIVRTPMRRAGHPDEIASAALFLAADESSYVTGTELVVDGGLTAH; from the coding sequence CTGACTGGCCCACGACTCGACGGCAAGGTCGCACTGATCACCGGTGCGTCCGGAGGAATCGGTGCGGCGACCGCCCGGCTGTTCGCCCGCGAGGGCGCGCGGCTGATCGTCACCGACATCCGCCGGAACCGCCTCACGGCACTTACGGAGGAGATCGCCGAGGAGACCGGCGCGGAGATCGTCTCCGCCTGCCTGGATGTCTCCTCCGCCGGGCAATGGGACGAGGTGATCACCACCGTCCGCGAGCGGTTCGGCGCGCTGCACGTCCTGGTGAACGTCGCGGGCCTCCTGGACTGGCCGGGCATCGAGGACACCCGGGAAGACAGGTGGAACCGCATCATCGACGTGAACCAGAAGGGCACCTGGCTGGGGATGAAGGCCGCCATGCCCCTGCTGCGCGCCACCGGCAACGCCTCGGTGATCAATACCTCGTCCGTCCTGGGACTCGTCGGAAGCGGCGCGGCCGCGGCCTACCAGGCGTCCAAGGGCGCGATACGCCTGCTCAGCAAGACCGCCGCCGTCGAGTACGCGCGTCAGGGAGTACGCGTCAACTCCCTCCACCCCGGGGTCATCGCCACCCCGATGATCCAGGATCTCCTGGACGAGCAGGGCGACCAGCAGCCCGACATCGTCCGCACCCCGATGCGCCGCGCGGGCCACCCCGACGAGATCGCCTCGGCCGCGCTCTTCCTGGCCGCCGACGAGTCCTCCTACGTCACCGGCACCGAACTCGTGGTCGACGGCGGCCTCACGGCCCACTGA
- a CDS encoding GNAT family N-acetyltransferase, which translates to MSSTPAESPWPTTLSTARLLLRPAEATDVKEFTRLWTDPEVRRFLGGPVAEQELPLYQRHFAGRRNAFAVTTRAERTVVGSVLIDPAPRFDDRREVSYGLLPEHWGQGYAREAVAAVVEWAFAHVPSDDPSVIAVTQEANARSCRLLEAIGMRHIDSFVEFGAAQALFSVDRQGLRNGR; encoded by the coding sequence ATGTCTTCGACGCCTGCTGAGTCCCCCTGGCCCACCACCCTCAGCACGGCCCGGCTCCTGCTGCGTCCTGCCGAGGCCACCGACGTCAAGGAATTCACCCGGCTCTGGACGGACCCCGAGGTCCGGCGCTTCCTCGGCGGGCCGGTTGCCGAGCAGGAACTGCCCCTCTACCAGCGGCATTTCGCGGGCCGCCGCAACGCGTTCGCCGTCACCACGCGGGCGGAGAGGACCGTCGTGGGTTCCGTGCTGATCGATCCGGCGCCTCGCTTCGACGACCGGCGGGAGGTGTCCTATGGGCTCCTGCCCGAACACTGGGGCCAGGGCTACGCCAGGGAAGCCGTGGCCGCCGTTGTGGAGTGGGCCTTTGCGCACGTTCCCTCGGACGACCCCTCGGTCATCGCGGTCACCCAGGAGGCCAATGCCCGCTCGTGCCGCCTCCTGGAAGCCATCGGCATGCGCCATATCGACAGCTTCGTCGAGTTCGGCGCAGCTCAGGCGTTGTTCTCCGTCGACCGGCAGGGACTCCGCAACGGCCGGTGA